The following coding sequences are from one Paracoccus alcaliphilus window:
- a CDS encoding FAD-binding oxidoreductase yields MLNAADETLARRLPEGVLREVAEGYLEEPRGRWRGIAGLVAAPRDVEECAAVIRACAEARVAVVPRGGGTGLVGGQVMPGGPAPLVLSLERMLAIRDVLPEEDVMIAEAGVTLQAARDAAAAAGRQFPLSLASQGTAQIGGVLSTNAGGVNVLRYGNARALCLGIEAVLPQGQVMRDLKRLRKDNTGYDLRDLLIGAEGTLGVITAASLVLAPIPAERGVAMLVVDSPDAALHLLARAKARMAGGVTAFELISGQGLRFLRQAMPDLRQPFADCPDWLVLIEIGLPEGLSAAAALEGLFVAGSEAGLVSDGVVAQSAREVDDLWSLREHIPLANRQIGAIASHDISLPLSEVAGFIRDAGAWLAAQGDMRINCFGHLGDGNLHFNLFPAEGRSRADYDDQRAGLSHHIHRMVVARGGSFSAEHGVGRLKARDLAEWGDPVRLAAMRAIKQALDPAGIMNPGAVLA; encoded by the coding sequence ATGTTGAATGCGGCGGATGAGACCTTGGCGCGGCGGTTGCCCGAAGGCGTGCTGCGGGAGGTTGCCGAGGGCTATCTAGAAGAGCCGCGCGGGCGTTGGCGGGGGATCGCTGGGTTGGTCGCAGCGCCGCGCGATGTGGAGGAATGCGCGGCGGTGATCCGGGCCTGCGCCGAGGCCCGCGTTGCGGTGGTGCCGCGTGGTGGCGGCACTGGGCTGGTTGGCGGGCAGGTAATGCCCGGAGGACCCGCGCCGCTGGTCCTGTCGCTGGAGCGGATGCTGGCGATCCGCGATGTGCTGCCCGAGGAGGATGTGATGATCGCCGAGGCCGGGGTCACATTGCAGGCGGCGCGGGATGCGGCGGCAGCGGCGGGGCGGCAGTTTCCGCTGTCTCTGGCCTCGCAGGGGACGGCGCAGATCGGCGGGGTGCTGTCCACCAATGCCGGCGGGGTGAATGTGCTGCGTTACGGCAATGCCCGCGCCTTGTGTCTGGGGATCGAGGCGGTTCTGCCGCAGGGGCAGGTGATGCGCGATCTGAAGCGGCTCAGGAAGGACAATACCGGCTATGACCTGCGCGATCTCTTGATCGGGGCCGAGGGGACGCTGGGGGTGATTACCGCCGCCTCGCTGGTGCTGGCGCCGATCCCGGCCGAGCGTGGCGTGGCGATGCTGGTCGTGGACAGCCCCGATGCCGCGCTGCATCTGCTGGCGCGGGCGAAGGCGCGGATGGCGGGTGGCGTAACCGCGTTCGAGCTGATCTCGGGGCAGGGGCTGCGCTTTCTGCGTCAGGCGATGCCCGATCTGCGCCAGCCCTTTGCCGATTGCCCCGACTGGCTGGTGCTGATCGAGATCGGCCTGCCCGAGGGGCTGTCGGCAGCGGCCGCGCTGGAGGGGCTGTTTGTGGCCGGATCAGAGGCGGGGCTGGTCTCGGACGGTGTGGTCGCGCAATCGGCGCGCGAGGTGGATGATCTGTGGTCCCTGCGTGAACATATCCCGCTGGCCAACCGGCAGATCGGTGCGATTGCCAGCCACGACATCAGCCTGCCCCTGTCAGAGGTCGCGGGCTTCATCCGCGATGCCGGGGCGTGGCTGGCGGCGCAAGGCGATATGCGGATCAATTGCTTCGGGCATCTGGGCGACGGCAACCTGCATTTCAACCTGTTCCCGGCCGAGGGGCGCAGCCGCGCCGACTATGACGATCAGCGCGCCGGGCTGTCGCATCACATCCACCGGATGGTGGTGGCGCGCGGCGGCTCTTTTTCCGCCGAACACGGGGTTGGGCGGCTGAAGGCGCGCGATCTGGCCGAATGGGGCGATCCGGTGCGGCTGGCGGCGATGCGCGCGATCAAGCAGGCGCTGGACCCGGCCGGGATCATGAATCCCGGCGCGGTTCTGGCCTGA
- a CDS encoding adenine phosphoribosyltransferase, producing the protein MSKTVKDLIRSIVDFPHEGIVFRDVTTLFADAEGFRMAIGQLLAPYKGERIDKVIGLEARGFILGGAVAHQLSTGFVPIRKKGKLPGAVISEAYQLEYGEAVMEIHDDALTPGERVLIVDDLLATGGTAAAAITLCQRLRAEVMGCAFVIDLPELGGRKVLEGLGMEVHTLCEFDGH; encoded by the coding sequence ATGAGCAAGACCGTCAAGGACCTGATCCGCAGCATCGTCGATTTTCCGCATGAGGGGATCGTGTTCCGCGATGTCACCACCCTCTTTGCCGATGCCGAGGGTTTCCGCATGGCCATCGGGCAATTGCTGGCCCCCTATAAGGGCGAACGGATCGACAAGGTCATCGGGCTGGAGGCGCGCGGCTTCATTCTGGGCGGTGCGGTGGCGCATCAGCTGTCCACCGGCTTCGTGCCGATCCGCAAGAAGGGCAAGCTGCCCGGCGCAGTGATCTCCGAGGCCTATCAGCTGGAATATGGCGAGGCGGTGATGGAGATCCATGACGACGCCCTAACCCCGGGCGAGCGGGTGCTGATCGTCGACGACCTGCTGGCCACGGGCGGCACGGCGGCAGCGGCCATCACCCTGTGCCAGCGCCTGCGCGCCGAGGTGATGGGCTGCGCCTTCGTCATCGACCTGCCCGAACTGGGCGGGCGCAAGGTGCTGGAAGGGCTGGGCATGGAGGTTCATACCCTGTGCGAATTCGACGGGCACTGA
- a CDS encoding flavin reductase family protein, producing the protein MFYRPESGHGLPHNPFNAIVAPRPIGWISTRGTLGDNLAPYSFFNAVAYVPPQVMFASTGAKPDRRGTKDSVAQIIESGVFCVNIASGDMAVPLNETSAPLPAGTSEYGLVGLEATQCETIDCARVVNAAASLECRMTQVLPLAGKANFAVFGVVTGVHLRDDCIRDGRFDPREAGGWLARLGYRDFTTVTDLFEMERPE; encoded by the coding sequence ATGTTCTATCGTCCCGAGTCCGGCCACGGCCTGCCGCACAATCCCTTCAACGCCATCGTCGCGCCGCGCCCGATCGGCTGGATCTCGACCCGTGGCACGCTGGGGGACAATCTGGCGCCCTATTCCTTTTTCAACGCCGTGGCCTATGTGCCGCCGCAGGTGATGTTCGCCTCGACCGGGGCCAAGCCGGACCGGCGCGGCACCAAGGACAGCGTGGCGCAGATCATCGAATCGGGGGTTTTTTGCGTCAACATCGCGTCGGGCGACATGGCGGTGCCGCTGAACGAGACCTCGGCCCCGCTGCCTGCCGGGACCAGCGAATATGGCCTCGTCGGGCTGGAGGCCACGCAATGCGAGACCATCGACTGCGCCCGCGTGGTCAATGCCGCGGCCTCGCTGGAATGCCGGATGACGCAGGTTCTGCCGCTGGCGGGCAAGGCGAATTTCGCCGTCTTCGGCGTCGTCACCGGCGTGCATCTGCGCGACGACTGCATCCGCGACGGCCGGTTCGACCCGCGCGAGGCCGGAGGCTGGCTGGCGCGTCTGGGCTATCGCGATTTCACCACCGTCACCGACCTGTTCGAAATGGAACGCCCCGAATGA
- a CDS encoding EcsC family protein, whose amino-acid sequence MNPSQQMVLPPINDPSIHEQVDRLARRYLDASGLGMELMHAIGGSAEGLLDRLPGFVKARLDRITRAALNRAFTTASGSRRVIRDRGEWFNRMTATVSGAAGGIGGFAGALIELPLTITLLLRAMLDIAAEHGLDPDSDEVRMECLRIFAAAGPMTDDDGAEVALLAARLSITGQTVQGLISRVAPKLSVSMGQKLAAQAAPIFGAVVGASINYTYTRYYQELARVHFGLMRLSRETGLPHEALVEALRLASERQKP is encoded by the coding sequence ATGAATCCCAGTCAGCAGATGGTTCTTCCGCCGATCAATGATCCGTCGATCCACGAACAGGTGGACCGGCTGGCCCGTCGCTATCTGGACGCATCGGGGCTGGGGATGGAACTGATGCACGCCATCGGCGGCAGCGCCGAGGGGTTGCTGGATCGCCTGCCGGGTTTCGTGAAGGCACGGCTGGACCGGATCACGCGGGCGGCGCTGAACCGGGCCTTCACCACCGCCTCCGGCTCTCGCCGGGTGATCCGCGACCGGGGCGAATGGTTCAACCGGATGACCGCCACGGTCAGCGGCGCGGCGGGCGGCATCGGCGGCTTTGCGGGCGCGCTGATCGAACTGCCGCTCACCATCACCCTGCTGTTGCGCGCGATGCTGGATATCGCCGCCGAACACGGGCTTGACCCCGACAGCGACGAGGTGCGGATGGAATGTCTGCGCATCTTCGCCGCCGCCGGACCGATGACCGATGATGACGGCGCCGAGGTGGCCCTGCTGGCCGCGCGGCTGTCGATCACCGGCCAGACCGTGCAGGGCCTCATCTCGCGCGTGGCGCCGAAACTCTCGGTCTCGATGGGCCAGAAACTGGCGGCACAGGCCGCCCCGATCTTCGGGGCCGTGGTCGGCGCCTCGATCAATTATACCTATACCCGCTATTATCAGGAACTGGCCCGCGTCCATTTCGGCCTGATGCGCCTCTCGCGCGAAACCGGCCTGCCGCACGAGGCATTGGTCGAGGCCCTCCGCCTCGCCTCCGAACGCCAGAAACCCTGA
- a CDS encoding ATP-dependent DNA helicase, with translation MTTPTLSPDQAEAWDALAECFGAAGVDLIAEEIHPPQPGKGRVMAVIGKAGSGKTLMLSEITRALREAGVDVISADYEGRRRRDRRTVAILAPTNKAAFVLRMRGVPATTIHRIIYSPVYDPEYERIAEWLAGEGTRPGSESLIAAGLTDEALDRAKAFYDQHASIPGALAAAGLRGSDFIKGWKRREDGLDIGLVDEASMLDEKQFDDLREIFPVLVLFGDPAQLAPVGQSGEMVFDRLAPAQRLMLSRIHRQADDSPILDLAHALADDSLTFDGFERMVREAARRDPRVIWAERVESDLLARSPVLVWRNVTRIRLIHAFRAAHGAPGDALLPGEPLICDGLELPLKHRKKRIDLEARGLIKGAQVVYLGPGRKPGFSRLHVIGAEEPRLSAASIVKIEMPDAEEPFIPYAAGMGAAFLHGAAVTIHKAQGSQWPDVQVFAPDISAAAWSNRTEAGIPLWKRLAYVAITRAQERLFWVTKARLARPSRGLATDDLEVPTAVLALEAQGD, from the coding sequence ATGACCACGCCGACCCTTTCCCCCGATCAGGCCGAAGCCTGGGATGCGCTGGCCGAATGTTTCGGCGCGGCGGGCGTCGATCTGATCGCCGAGGAGATCCATCCGCCGCAGCCCGGCAAGGGCCGGGTCATGGCGGTGATCGGCAAGGCGGGCTCGGGCAAGACGCTGATGCTGTCCGAGATCACCCGTGCCCTGCGCGAGGCCGGGGTGGATGTGATCAGCGCCGATTACGAGGGCCGCAGGCGCCGCGACCGCCGCACCGTCGCGATTCTGGCGCCGACGAACAAGGCCGCCTTCGTGCTGCGTATGCGCGGCGTGCCGGCGACGACGATCCACCGCATCATCTACAGCCCGGTCTATGACCCCGAATACGAGCGTATCGCCGAATGGCTGGCGGGCGAAGGCACGCGCCCGGGCAGCGAATCGCTGATTGCCGCCGGGCTGACCGACGAGGCGCTGGACCGGGCCAAGGCGTTTTACGATCAGCATGCCTCGATCCCCGGCGCTCTGGCCGCGGCGGGCCTGCGCGGGTCGGATTTCATCAAGGGCTGGAAACGGCGCGAGGACGGGCTGGATATCGGGCTGGTCGATGAGGCCTCGATGCTGGACGAAAAGCAGTTCGACGACCTGCGCGAGATCTTTCCAGTGCTGGTCCTGTTCGGCGATCCGGCGCAGCTGGCCCCGGTCGGGCAATCGGGCGAGATGGTCTTTGACCGGCTGGCGCCGGCGCAGCGGCTGATGCTGAGCCGCATCCACCGGCAGGCCGATGACAGCCCGATCCTCGATCTGGCCCATGCGCTGGCCGATGACAGCCTGACCTTCGACGGGTTCGAGCGGATGGTGCGCGAAGCCGCCCGCCGCGACCCCCGCGTCATCTGGGCCGAGCGGGTCGAAAGCGACCTTCTGGCCCGCAGCCCGGTGCTTGTCTGGCGCAATGTGACGCGGATCCGGCTGATCCACGCCTTCCGCGCCGCGCATGGCGCGCCCGGCGATGCGCTGCTGCCCGGAGAGCCGCTGATCTGCGACGGGCTGGAACTGCCACTGAAGCACCGCAAGAAGCGCATCGACCTTGAGGCGCGCGGGCTGATCAAGGGCGCTCAGGTCGTCTATCTGGGCCCCGGTCGCAAGCCCGGCTTTTCGCGCCTGCATGTGATCGGCGCCGAAGAGCCGCGCCTGTCCGCCGCCAGCATCGTCAAGATCGAGATGCCGGATGCCGAGGAACCGTTTATCCCCTACGCCGCCGGGATGGGCGCGGCCTTCCTGCATGGCGCGGCGGTGACCATCCACAAGGCGCAGGGGTCGCAATGGCCCGATGTGCAGGTCTTTGCCCCCGATATTTCAGCCGCCGCCTGGTCGAACCGGACCGAAGCGGGCATACCGTTGTGGAAGCGTCTGGCCTATGTCGCCATCACCCGCGCGCAGGAGCGGCTGTTCTGGGTGACCAAGGCACGGCTGGCGCGGCCTTCTCGCGGCCTGGCGACGGATGATCTGGAGGTTCCGACGGCGGTATTGGCACTGGAGGCACAGGGCGACTGA
- a CDS encoding aromatic amino acid transport family protein, with the protein MSKPVDAAPPAAATPQGWTRYDTVWMLGLFGTAVGAGILFLPINAGIGGFWPLVVMALLIGPMTWLSHRGLSRFVCSGSRADADITDVVSEHFGPAAGRFITILYFLAIYPIVLIYGVGITNTVGSFIENQLGMAPPARWLLSGVLVAGMMLVMLAGQWIMLLVTQWLVYPLVAILIFLSLYLIPQWNLAAVREVTPLGLSLTTIWLTLPVLVFSFNHSPAISQFAVAMRRHYGADQGPAKADLVLRNTAAMLVGFVMLFVFSCVLALTPAQLAEAKQQNLPVLSYLANVNASPFVSYFGPAVAFFAIVSSFFGHYLGAAEGMHGILRGTFAPDADKVPDRVLKQGIAAFIFVTTWAAAILNPSILGLIEMLAGPVIAAILYLMPMYAVYKVPALRRYRRQLSNIFVIVAGVVTISAIFYGLF; encoded by the coding sequence ATGAGCAAGCCAGTTGATGCGGCACCGCCCGCCGCCGCCACGCCGCAGGGATGGACCCGATATGATACGGTCTGGATGCTGGGCCTGTTCGGCACCGCCGTCGGCGCGGGCATCCTGTTTCTGCCGATCAATGCCGGGATCGGGGGCTTCTGGCCGCTGGTCGTGATGGCGCTGCTGATCGGGCCGATGACCTGGCTGTCGCATCGCGGCCTGTCGCGCTTCGTCTGTTCGGGCAGCCGCGCGGATGCCGATATCACCGATGTCGTCAGCGAGCATTTCGGCCCGGCGGCGGGGCGGTTCATCACCATCCTCTATTTCCTGGCCATCTATCCGATCGTGCTGATCTATGGCGTCGGTATCACCAACACGGTCGGCAGCTTCATCGAGAATCAGCTGGGCATGGCCCCGCCCGCGCGCTGGCTTCTGTCGGGGGTGCTGGTGGCGGGAATGATGCTGGTCATGCTGGCCGGGCAGTGGATCATGCTGCTGGTGACGCAATGGCTGGTCTATCCGCTGGTCGCGATCCTGATCTTCCTGTCGCTCTATCTGATCCCGCAATGGAACCTTGCCGCCGTGCGCGAGGTGACGCCGCTGGGGCTGTCGCTGACCACGATCTGGCTGACCCTGCCGGTGCTGGTGTTTTCCTTCAACCATTCGCCCGCCATATCGCAATTCGCCGTGGCAATGCGGCGGCATTACGGCGCGGATCAGGGGCCGGCCAAGGCCGATCTGGTGTTGCGCAATACCGCCGCCATGCTGGTCGGCTTCGTGATGCTGTTCGTCTTTTCCTGCGTTCTGGCCCTGACGCCCGCGCAACTGGCCGAGGCCAAGCAGCAGAACCTGCCGGTCCTGTCCTATCTGGCGAATGTGAATGCCAGCCCCTTCGTCAGCTATTTCGGCCCCGCGGTGGCCTTCTTCGCCATCGTCTCGTCCTTTTTCGGGCATTATCTGGGCGCGGCCGAGGGGATGCATGGCATCCTGCGCGGCACCTTCGCGCCGGATGCGGACAAGGTGCCGGACAGGGTGCTGAAACAGGGGATCGCGGCCTTCATCTTCGTCACCACATGGGCGGCGGCGATCCTGAACCCGTCGATCCTCGGGCTGATCGAGATGCTGGCGGGGCCGGTCATCGCCGCGATCCTGTATCTGATGCCGATGTATGCGGTCTATAAGGTACCCGCGCTGCGGCGATATCGCCGCCAGTTGTCCAATATCTTCGTGATCGTCGCGGGCGTGGTGACGATCAGCGCGATCTTCTACGGCCTTTTCTAA
- the gdhA gene encoding NADP-specific glutamate dehydrogenase, which translates to MPQIDDKLAPIYDEVIRRNAGEAEFHQAVREVLESLGRVVAKHPQYLDNALIERICEPERQIIFRIPWTDDQNQVHINRGFRVQFNSAMGPYKGGLRFHPSVNVGIIKFLGFEQTFKNALTGLPIGGGKGGSDFDPKGRSDAEIMRFCQSFMTELYRHLGEYTDVPAGDIGVGAREIGYLFGQYKRLTNRYEAGVLTGKGLFYGGSLARREATGYGNTYFTRAMLRTDGSDFEGKTVVVSGSGNVAVYTIEKVQEFGGKVIACSDSSGYIVDEGGIDLDLVKQIKEVRRGRISDYVRLKGEGNGAWFVKAADGSIWDVACDVAMPSATQNELTGKDAKKLIKNGVVAVGEGANMPCTPEAIRAFQQAGVKFGPGKAANAGGVATSALEMQQNASRDRWSFEKTEARLADIMQDIHDSCYTTAEEFGAPGDYVAGANIAGFVRVAEPMLAFGVI; encoded by the coding sequence GTGCCGCAGATCGATGACAAACTGGCCCCTATCTATGACGAAGTCATCCGCCGCAACGCGGGCGAGGCTGAATTCCATCAGGCTGTCCGCGAAGTGCTGGAAAGCCTTGGCCGCGTGGTCGCCAAACACCCGCAATATCTGGACAATGCACTGATCGAACGGATCTGCGAACCCGAGCGTCAGATCATCTTCCGCATCCCGTGGACCGACGATCAGAATCAGGTCCATATCAATCGCGGCTTCCGGGTTCAGTTCAACTCGGCCATGGGGCCATACAAGGGCGGGCTGCGGTTCCACCCTTCGGTCAATGTCGGCATCATCAAGTTCCTGGGCTTCGAGCAGACCTTCAAGAACGCCCTGACCGGCCTGCCCATCGGCGGCGGCAAGGGCGGGTCGGACTTTGACCCCAAGGGCCGCTCGGATGCCGAGATCATGCGTTTTTGCCAAAGCTTCATGACCGAGCTTTACCGCCATCTGGGCGAATATACCGACGTGCCTGCCGGTGACATCGGCGTCGGCGCGCGCGAGATCGGCTATCTGTTCGGGCAGTACAAGCGCCTGACCAACCGTTACGAGGCGGGCGTGCTGACCGGCAAGGGGCTGTTCTATGGCGGCTCTCTGGCGCGCAGAGAGGCGACGGGATACGGCAACACCTATTTCACCCGCGCCATGCTGCGCACCGATGGCAGCGATTTCGAGGGCAAGACCGTGGTCGTGTCGGGCTCGGGCAATGTCGCGGTCTATACCATCGAGAAGGTGCAGGAATTCGGCGGCAAGGTCATCGCCTGCTCGGACAGCTCGGGCTATATCGTCGATGAGGGCGGCATCGACCTGGATCTGGTCAAGCAGATCAAGGAAGTCCGTCGCGGCCGGATCTCGGATTATGTGCGGCTGAAGGGCGAAGGCAACGGCGCCTGGTTCGTGAAGGCGGCGGATGGTTCGATCTGGGATGTGGCCTGCGACGTGGCCATGCCCTCGGCCACGCAGAACGAGCTGACCGGCAAGGATGCCAAGAAGCTGATCAAGAACGGCGTCGTCGCGGTGGGCGAAGGCGCCAATATGCCCTGCACCCCCGAGGCGATCCGCGCCTTCCAGCAGGCCGGTGTCAAGTTCGGGCCGGGCAAGGCCGCGAATGCCGGTGGCGTCGCCACCTCGGCGCTGGAGATGCAGCAGAACGCCTCACGCGATCGCTGGAGTTTCGAGAAAACCGAGGCACGGCTGGCCGACATCATGCAGGACATCCACGACAGCTGCTATACCACCGCGGAAGAGTTCGGCGCGCCGGGCGATTATGTCGCGGGTGCGAATATCGCGGGCTTCGTGCGCGTGGCCGAACCGATGCTGGCTTTCGGCGTGATCTGA
- a CDS encoding IS3 family transposase (programmed frameshift) — MANKRPKPEEIVSKWRQIEVLMGQGLARLDAIRRIGVVEQTYYRWRKQYGGMGVDQLKELKRLQQENERLRRAVSDLTLDKLILTEAAPGKLLSPARRRACIDHVRGELGVSERRACQVLRQHRSTQRKLPQGRADEDRLVADMIELARQYGRYGYRRIAALLRDAGWQVNDKRVERLWRREGLKVPSRQPKKGRLWLNDGSCIRLRPEHRDHVWSYDFVHCRTDDGKVFRTLNILDEFSRECLTIRVRRKLNSTDVIDALTDLFIVRGVPAFIRSDNGPEFIAQAVRDWISAVGAKTACIEPGSPWENGYCESFNARFRDEMLNGEVFYSLREAQILIEQWRKHYNTKRPHSALGYRPPAPETILPMDQRPAMHQLSKWTTQVGLISGISQVPMNAQTVLPPKLWGLI; from the exons ATGGCCAACAAGCGACCGAAGCCGGAAGAGATTGTCTCGAAGTGGCGGCAGATTGAGGTTCTGATGGGGCAAGGTCTGGCCCGTCTTGATGCGATCAGGCGGATCGGCGTTGTCGAACAGACCTATTACCGCTGGCGCAAGCAATATGGTGGGATGGGCGTAGATCAGTTGAAGGAACTGAAGCGGCTTCAGCAGGAGAATGAACGGCTCAGGCGTGCTGTTTCGGATCTGACGCTGGACAAGCTGATCCTCACGGAGGCGGCTC CGGGGAAACTTCTGAGCCCCGCTCGCCGCCGGGCCTGCATTGACCATGTCCGGGGTGAGTTGGGCGTTTCCGAGCGTCGAGCCTGCCAGGTGCTGCGCCAGCATCGCTCTACGCAGCGCAAGTTGCCGCAAGGGCGAGCGGATGAAGATCGCCTGGTCGCCGACATGATCGAGCTGGCCCGACAATATGGCCGCTATGGCTATCGCCGGATTGCGGCTCTGTTGCGGGATGCCGGATGGCAGGTGAACGACAAGCGGGTCGAGCGCTTGTGGCGGCGGGAGGGGCTGAAAGTGCCATCGAGGCAACCAAAGAAGGGCCGGTTGTGGCTGAATGACGGATCCTGTATCCGGTTGCGGCCGGAACACCGGGATCATGTCTGGTCGTATGATTTTGTTCATTGCCGCACCGATGACGGCAAGGTGTTTCGAACGCTGAACATCCTTGATGAGTTCAGCCGCGAATGCCTGACGATCAGGGTGCGGCGTAAGCTGAATTCGACAGATGTGATCGATGCACTGACCGACCTGTTCATCGTTCGAGGCGTGCCAGCCTTCATCCGCTCCGACAATGGCCCGGAGTTCATCGCCCAAGCCGTTCGGGACTGGATCAGCGCCGTCGGTGCAAAAACGGCTTGCATCGAGCCCGGATCGCCCTGGGAGAATGGTTATTGCGAGAGCTTCAATGCCCGCTTTCGCGATGAAATGCTGAATGGAGAAGTCTTCTACAGCCTCCGAGAGGCGCAGATCCTGATCGAGCAATGGAGGAAGCACTACAACACGAAACGACCACACAGCGCATTGGGCTATCGCCCGCCAGCCCCGGAAACCATCCTTCCGATGGACCAAAGACCGGCGATGCACCAACTTTCAAAATGGACCACTCAAGTGGGGCTGATCAGCGGGATTTCCCAGGTGCCTATGAACGCGCAAACAGTTTTACCGCCGAAACTATGGGGATTGATCTGA
- the ccrA gene encoding crotonyl-CoA carboxylase/reductase, translated as MALDAPTPIAPYEAPQKDLYEIGEMPPLGYVPRQMHAWAICRERHGEPDQAMQLEVVDTPTIDSNEVLVLVMAAGVNYNGIWAGLGQPISPFDGHGAEYHIAGSDAAGIVWAVGSKVKRWKVGDQVVVHCNQDDGDDEHCNGGDPMHSPSQRIWGYETPDGSFAQFTRVQAQQLMPRPRHLTWEESACYTLTLATAYRMLFGHEPHELKPGMNVLVWGASGGLGSYAIQLINAAGGNAIGVISEEDKRDFVMGLGAKGVINRKEFNCWGQLPKVNTPEYKDWFTEARKFGKAIWDITGKGNNVDIVFEHPGEATFPVSTLVCKKGGMIVICAGTTGFNCTFDVRYLWMHQKRVQGSHFAHLKQASAANQLMLERRLDPCMSEVFPWAEIPQAHMKMYKNQHKPGNMSVLVQAPTTGLRTFEDALEAARG; from the coding sequence ATGGCCCTCGACGCGCCGACCCCGATCGCGCCATATGAAGCGCCCCAGAAGGACCTCTATGAGATCGGCGAAATGCCTCCGCTGGGATATGTGCCACGGCAGATGCATGCCTGGGCCATTTGCCGTGAACGTCATGGCGAACCCGATCAGGCGATGCAGCTTGAGGTCGTCGATACCCCCACCATCGACAGCAACGAGGTGCTGGTTCTGGTGATGGCGGCGGGCGTCAACTATAACGGCATCTGGGCCGGGCTGGGCCAGCCGATCAGCCCCTTTGACGGGCATGGCGCGGAATATCACATCGCCGGATCGGATGCAGCGGGGATCGTCTGGGCCGTCGGCAGCAAGGTCAAGCGCTGGAAGGTCGGCGATCAGGTCGTGGTCCATTGCAATCAGGACGATGGCGACGACGAGCACTGCAATGGCGGCGACCCGATGCATTCGCCCAGCCAGCGGATCTGGGGCTACGAGACACCCGATGGCAGCTTCGCGCAATTCACCCGCGTTCAGGCCCAGCAACTGATGCCGCGCCCGCGCCACCTGACATGGGAGGAATCGGCCTGCTATACGCTGACGCTGGCCACCGCCTATCGGATGCTGTTCGGCCATGAGCCGCATGAGCTGAAACCGGGCATGAACGTGCTGGTCTGGGGCGCCTCGGGCGGGCTGGGGTCATATGCGATCCAGCTGATCAATGCGGCGGGCGGCAATGCCATCGGTGTCATCAGCGAAGAGGACAAGCGCGATTTCGTCATGGGGCTGGGTGCCAAGGGCGTCATCAACCGCAAGGAGTTCAACTGCTGGGGCCAACTGCCCAAGGTGAACACGCCCGAATACAAGGACTGGTTCACTGAGGCGCGCAAGTTCGGCAAGGCGATCTGGGACATCACCGGCAAGGGCAACAATGTCGATATCGTCTTTGAACATCCGGGCGAAGCGACTTTCCCGGTCTCGACGCTGGTCTGCAAGAAAGGCGGCATGATCGTCATCTGCGCCGGCACCACCGGCTTCAACTGCACCTTCGACGTGCGTTACCTGTGGATGCACCAGAAGCGCGTGCAGGGCTCGCATTTCGCGCATCTGAAACAGGCCAGCGCCGCCAATCAGCTGATGCTGGAACGCCGTCTGGACCCCTGCATGTCCGAGGTCTTTCCCTGGGCCGAGATCCCGCAGGCGCATATGAAGATGTACAAGAACCAGCACAAACCCGGCAATATGTCGGTTCTGGTGCAGGCGCCCACCACCGGCTTGCGCACATTCGAAGACGCGCTGGAAGCCGCAAGGGGCTGA
- a CDS encoding Bax inhibitor-1 family protein, protein MADYNTYRTTQGVGTRTAVVDEGLRAHMNKVYGLMSVGMLVTAIAAWGISTAAVGADGQLTQLGVAIYASPLKWVLMFAPLIVVFAFGAMLNRLSVQTATLVFYGFAALMGISISSIFLVYTSMSIIQTFLITAIAFAGLSLWGYTTKKDISGWGSFLIMGVIGLIVASIVNIFLGSPAMQFAISVLGVLIFAGLTAYDTQNIKNTYLQMAGSDRDFLGKAAIMGALQLYLDFLNLFMFLLQFLGNRD, encoded by the coding sequence ATGGCCGATTACAATACCTACCGTACGACGCAGGGCGTCGGCACCCGCACCGCGGTGGTCGATGAGGGCCTGCGCGCCCATATGAACAAGGTCTATGGGCTGATGTCGGTCGGCATGCTTGTGACCGCCATTGCCGCCTGGGGCATCAGCACCGCCGCCGTCGGCGCCGATGGGCAACTGACCCAGCTTGGCGTCGCAATCTATGCCTCGCCGCTGAAATGGGTGCTGATGTTCGCGCCGCTGATCGTGGTTTTCGCCTTCGGCGCCATGCTGAACCGGCTGTCGGTCCAGACCGCGACGCTGGTGTTTTACGGTTTCGCCGCACTGATGGGCATCTCGATCAGCTCGATCTTTCTGGTCTATACCAGCATGTCGATCATCCAGACCTTCCTGATCACCGCGATCGCCTTCGCCGGTCTGTCGCTGTGGGGCTATACCACCAAGAAGGACATCTCGGGCTGGGGCAGCTTCCTGATCATGGGTGTGATCGGGCTGATCGTCGCCTCGATCGTGAACATCTTTCTGGGCAGCCCGGCGATGCAGTTCGCCATCTCGGTTCTGGGCGTGCTGATCTTTGCGGGCCTGACCGCCTATGACACGCAGAACATCAAGAACACCTATCTGCAGATGGCCGGTTCGGACCGCGACTTCCTCGGCAAGGCCGCCATCATGGGCGCGCTGCAACTGTATCTGGACTTCCTGAACCTGTTCATGTTCCTGCTGCAATTCCTTGGCAACAGGGACTAG